Below is a genomic region from candidate division KSB1 bacterium.
CAGGTCGATACATCATTAAGCGGGCTGGAGGGGTCAGGGTCAACGCATATGTCGGCCGTGGATAAATAACGAAACATATCGCGATCGGGAATAAAACCTGTAAACCAGACATAATCATCAATCTCCAGTTCATGTGCTAATGCTTTTGCATCCGGAAGCGAATCGCCAGATCCAATGATAACACAGTAAAAATCACTCCTGCCAATCTCGTAAACCAAACATCTTATTGCCCTAAGCAGATAGTCAACTCCGTCTTGCGGGTTAATCTCTCCTACATAACCAAGGATTTTCTTGTTCAACTTTTTTAGCTCTCCATCCGGCGGATGCAATTTTATCCTATCCAAATCAGGACCGTTCCTCACTATAAATACATCCTCCGGCTTTTTGTCACCTCTTTGCATCGCAATATTTTTGTAAGATTCATTCGTCGCGATCACCATGTTTGCGGACCGTAAGCACAGTTTTTCAACTCTAAGAAGACCACGATGGATAAAACCGTCATCTACTCCAAATCTTGACAAATACAATTCCGGAGACAAATCGTGATGATCAAAGACGAACTTCTTTCTAAAAAGCTTAAAAAAAGCCCCTACCAGAAAAAGGGTATCGGGAGGATTATGAATGTGAACAACATCGAACGATTCTTTTATAGCAATATAAAGACTCAATATGAGGCAAGCAGTTGTAAAGTAAAAATATTCGATTAGGTAACCCACAACTGATTTTGCAGTTTGATATAGTTTTAGGATACTGGAATCTCGTTTTTTACTGCTTTTCTGGAATAATTCTAATTTGGGGATTCTGTAGACGCCAACCTCATTTATTTTCTCCTTTGCTGGCTGCCCTTTCTTACGCAGCGAAATTATGGTAATCTTATAACCCGCTTTTGTTAGAGTAACCGCTTCATTTCTTACTCTTACATCTGCCGGGTAGTAATCTTCCACAAGCATTAAGATTTTACCAACATATTCCTTCATAGCAGCCATTTAATTCTTCTAAAGTTGTAAAAATTCTAATTAGATCTATTATCTTTGTGTTGCTGTTTATTCCGGCAACAGTCTCTTCATATTCTTTGCTCTTATTACCCACAACGATAACTTTTGAATTATTAATAACCTCTTGCACCGATTTTTTCATTAATGAGGAGATATGAGGAATTGCTTGCTCTATATATTTCTTGTTGGATCCAACAATTCTCGCTAAGGATACTTCTTTGTCATGAATGCTAATTTCATATCCCTTGCCAAGCAGTCTCTCAATTAGTTCAACCATAGGGCTTTCCCGCAGATCGTCAGTCCCTGGTTTAAAACTAAGTCCCAACACCCCTACTTTTTTCATTCCGGTTTTCTTAACCAATTTATAGGCTAATTCTATCTGATTATCGTTGCTCCTCAAAATCGATCTCATTACCGGAAGGTCTAGATCAAGTTCTTTTGCTTTATAAAGTAGTGCTCTTAAATCTTTGGGCAAACAAGAGCCTCCAAAAGCGTATCCCGGCTTTAGGTAATACGACGAAAGATTAAGTTTTGTATCCTGACAAAAGATGTCCATTACCTCGTGGCTGTCTATGTCAAGATTCTTGCATATGTTGCCAATTTCATTGGCAAAGGAGACCTTTAATGCGTGAAAAGTGTTACTAGTATACTTGATCATTTCCGCAACTTTGATGCTCGTCCTTATGATAGGAGCATTCAAATTTTCGAATATTCCTGCAATAACGTTTCCACTCTTCTTATCCAGTTCGCCGATGAGCGTAAACGGTGGATTATGATAATCATAAATGGATGTGCCCTCCCGCATAAATTCAGGGTTCATGCATACCCCAAAGTCTACGCCCGCCTTTTTCCTGGATTCCTTTTCAAGGATCGGAATCACAGTTTCATCTATTGTCCCCGGGAGAACCGTACTGCGGATATTTACAACATGATAGGTGTCTATTTCGCGCAGGTAATCACCGATTTGCTTCGCTACTTTTTTAATATTATCCAACTGCAAACTGCCATTTTCGTTACTCGGCGTGCCTACGCAAACTATAGAAATATCAGCAAGACCAATACTATTCACAGTTGCACTGAGCCTGTTTGAAGCGACTGCCTTTTTAATTGTTTCTTGCAGCTCTGGCTCTACAATCGGACTCCTGCCATTATTGATCATGTTTACTTTTAATTCGTCAACATCGATGCCCGCAACGTAATTGCCATTGCGTGCCAGGCAAGCGGCGGATACGCAACCTACATACCCCAGACCAAAGACGTTGATTTTCATCATTTATTCTCCTTAATGGCTTGTTGTTCTTAGGAAGTCTTTTTCTTTAATTCTCGAATAGAATTGAGCAACTTCCTTGGGCAATGCATTCCAATGCTGACCTTCATATTTGGTTTTAACGTATCTGAGCAAATCCGTATAGTATTGCACTGGAAATTCTTCCAGTCCCAGCTTTTCTCCGGCAAAGTTCATATAATCAGGATGTGTGTTCAAAAGTGCCATGCCGCCATTCTCAGCAATCCAATCTAATTTTTTCTTCCAAATATCGATGTTCTGTTCTTTCATAATTATTAACAATGCGTGATCCTGAGCTAAGGTGTAGGGGAGCTCGACATAACCGTTTTTTGTTCCATTTCTTGCCACCCAAAATGGAAAAATCGTATTCACACCATCAGACTGGGGTTCAAAGGGGTCCGTATCAAAAGTAGATGAGTCATATTTAATTTTCAGATTATGAATCCAATCGAGATTGTGATGCATGGATGGAGAACGAAAGCCTATCGCTTGCCACTCTTTTAGATATCGATTAATTCGAGATGCTCGCTCTCGAAAAATTTCTACAGAATCATAAAGTTTACCATCATGTTTCAATCCATGTACACCTACTTCAAATCCATTGCTGGTTATGTGATCACGTAGTTCAGACGAAACATGATATCGTTCAGGGACAAAATTAAAAGAGGATCTAAATCCCATTTGTGCCTCTAGCCTCATCAAAGGCATGCATTTGTCATGACCTTGCGCTGATTCCACGTCATGCGTCAAAACCAGGGCGAATTTCTTTTGGTTTGGCCAGCCGGCCCAGCCTTGGGGGGGCTTGTTAGCACTTTCATCTATTGGCCAAATATCTTTGTATAATGCTCGTTTTCGAAGAATTCTCTTTCTCCGCAATAGGATTTGTAACCGTCTTGGAATGATTGGCTTAATGGCATAAAATATTTGTGTTGTGATCAATACGTAGTCCGTCTTCTTTTTTTTTGTTATTTAAGCTGTGAATTAACTTCGGGTTGATTACAGATTTGGGACTTCCCAATCGACTTAAATTTCATATTATCGTTCCTAAGATTAGGAGATCACAAATGACGATGACATTGGCACTAATTCAAAGGCGCCAACAGATCTTTGGAGTTTTGTTATACTTTTAAGGATGGGGTTTGTGATTTAGCCAGGGAGTGTCTTTGAGAAAAAGACAAAGCATCGCAACAAGGACTACCCCGGCCGCAGTGCTTTAAAGTGATACCATAAACTCTGGAATGCTCTATATAATTGCAGCCTGCTTGATCGGTTTCTTAGTAAGCAAAAATATGTGTTTCCAAGTATTCTTATTTTCTTCCTTAATTGTAGAAAATCCATACTTTTCAAATAGTTGGTTTATGAGCGCTCGGTCCCTTCTAATCCTTCTGATCCCCCTTTGCCAATATTTTGGTAATGCAAAATCAGGAAGATTATTTTTGACTAAATACATCAATGTTTTAGGTCTCGTGTCAAATTGTAAATACACTAATCCGTCATCATAAAGACTTTCATGAATTTTGCAAATATAATCTTCGATAACGTCAAAATCCTCAATACACGGGAGTGTTTTTACGGAAAATATGAAATCGGCTTTGTGTTCATACCAAGGGGCGGTGGGTAGGAAACATTTCACTCCGTTTCTAACTCCATTTTTTTCAGCATTTTTCTCTAATAACTCCAACATTTTTTTGGAGATATCTACTCCTATACATTCATTAAAATAAGAACCCATTGGAATTAGACACCTTCCGGCTCCGCATCCGATCTCAATAACAGTATTATGGTTATGCAAGAAATCTTTTACTTCAAAAAATATCTCTTTTGCCTGCCTTATTCCGGTCTCCCAAAATTCATCGATGGTGCCATTAAAGGGCGCCAACAAGTACCAATACGGATTAGCTTTGGCAAACGATTCCCACTTATTTTCCGTCACGATTTGGTCCTCGTTAATTTATTATCTTCCCCCAGGGTCCTATCAAAAGTTGCGATAACAGATAAGCCTGCCACGACTTTTGTATTGGATAAGACTTCAATTCGAATCGATAGCAAATTTGGTATAATTAAATCAACCTGAGACCCAAATCGAATCACACCAATCCTTTTCCCTCTCTGAATCTGCTCCCCTTCCTTAATATATGGGACGATCTTTCGAACCAATCGAGAGGCAATCTGAATGATCCCTACTTTGAAGTCTCCGTTATCAATTACCGTAAATACTCTCTCATTTTGAAAAGCAGCTTCTTTTTTCTTTAATGAAATGAACAAACCTTTAATGCGTTTCAGAAGGACAATCTTGCCCCCTATGGGAGCACGATTCACATGAACGTCCAAATAGTTCATCGCAATACCGATAAGATACCCACCGTTTGGAAGGACGTCCGCTTGAACAAAATCTCTCAAGGAGAATTTTTTTCCGTTTTTATCTGAAAAAGGGATTTCTCCCTCTTCTATTTTTTTGATATAAAGAATCTCTCCATCGGCAGGAGATAAAATCGCGTTGTCAATTTTAGGAGGTATTCTATCCGGATCTCTATAAAATCTCCAGAGAAGAAGTAGAATTGCAGTTGTGGTTATCAAGATAATTTCCATGACTGGTAATTGGAAAAAACTGAGACTATAGAATTTCGATATCCCATTAACAATGGCACCGCTAAATATTCCAATGACCAAGGCGGCAGGTAAGATGAACTTCTTATCAAGCTCCCATTTTTTCCCCAAGGTCACAAGAATGAGAAAGCTAAATACTGAACTGGAAGCGAAAATCATCCAAGTCATTTCTAAAATTCCCTCTTCATCCATAGGTATGGAAGCATCGCAAGTTCGGCAAAAAAGGGAAGAGGGTCATCAAACGAAAATACTGCAAATTCCTTTTTCCCTTTCATTGATCTCAGGTAATCACCTATTTTCATTCTTCCTTTGAGGATCTCGAGAAAAACCGTCGGAATATCGGTGGTTAACCGTACCCACTTCATGTGGTTGGAAGTGGGGTGAATATCTAATTCTTCTCCAATCATATTCTGATAAAGCAAGTAGGGGAGATCGACTCCAGCAGCGATGGCAAGGGTATGCCAGCCCCAAAACCTTGGATTTACTTCGATCAACTTGTATGTTCCATTTTGGGGGTCCTGCATAAATTCGACTTCTGCAATCCCATAGTAATCGATGAGACTCAAAAATTTTTCTGCAATTGTTTGTATTTCCGGTATGTCGACTAGCTCGGCAAATGTAGAGGCATGTCCGAAATCCATGGGGTGCTGACGTGCTCTTCTGGCCATAACACTCGCGACAACTTCACCTTCTTTGAAAAATGGGCAAAATGAATACAGACCATTGGGCCCCCCCGGGATGAACTCTTGCACCAAAACCTCTGAAGCATCAATGATAGAACTAACCTGTTGGTATGTTTTTATAAGTTCTTCTCTATCATTTATGCGAAAGGCTTTGGTTTTGACCTTGCTGTAAAAGTGATCCCTAATGGAGGGCTTAATCACCACAGGGAAGTGGAGGTCCAATTCGAGCAGTTCATCGTGATTCTGGGGATAGTAGGTTTCAGGTATAGGGATATCATGTTTCTTAGCTATTTGATAAGTCTTTTTCTTTTCATAAACATTTTGAATAATTTCCCATCCGGGTGTGGGAATTCTATAATACTCTTCCAAAATGTCCTTGAATTTGGACAGAATGAACACTGCTTCGTCGCTGTTTGGAAAAATCACCCACCCATTAATTCCTTCCTTTATTGCCAAATTAATGAGAAAACTAACATAAGAATCTGTGTCTGACGTTTTGGGAGATCTAAAGAATCTCTTTCCAAACCTTGAAAATCTGCCGATACAATAGTCGCTGTCCAACAGAACAGTTGGGATGCCTTTTTTCGCTAATGATCTAAGAATCCCAAGTCCCTGAAAATCTCCCCCAGTGATCACAGCGCCAATTTTTTCTCGCATTTTTTATTTCTCTGATACAAAATTAGATGATATTGTAGCTACTTTACAGATCACTATGGCTTTGGGTAATATAATATATGAAAAACCGAATAACCTGTTGTGAAAGTCATTTCATTCCCTATATTGTAAAGAGATTCGAACTCTTAAGTCATTAATATATTTAGGCTTGTCTAATTATCCTGAGCTCTTATTTTGAAACCTCTTTTTCTCAAAGATCATATCTGGATGGCGATTTCGGATTTCAATTGAAACACCATTTTTTTGAATTGACTCGCAAATTGCTTCAATAATAGTAACAACACGAAGCCCTGAATATCCATCGCTAATAGGAGTTTTTCTTTCCTGAATGCATTCAATAAAGTGTTCACATTCGGCTCTTAAAGGTTCTTTATCCTCAATTCGAGGGCTAAAAATATCACCATAACGATATGCGAATTGAAACTCGCCATAAGTGTCATATTGTGGAGGACTGTCAATCCCTTTGTCGAATATCTTGATTTTTTCATTGGGATGTGTATCGTCATAAACCAGCATTTTTTTTGTCCCCACTAGCGTCATCTTTCTAACTTTGTAAGGATCTAGCCAACTATGATGAAGAAAAGCGATTTCGCCATTGTCAAAATTAAGAGTCGCTGTTGCTACATCATCAATTCCCTTAAAAAAATGGGCTTTCCCTTGTCCGTTAACTCTAAGTGGCGTTTTCCCCAAAAGGTACAAAATAATCGAAATGTCGTGAGGGGCTAAATCCCAGACAACGTTAATATCCTGTTGAAAAAGACCCAAGTTCAGTCTTAAACAACTTATATATAATATTTCTCCGAGATCTTCATTCTGTAATATGCTTTTTATCTTATTTACAGCTGCGGTATATTCAAATGTGTGCCCTACCATCAATGTTCTATCCATCTCATTAGCAATCCTAATTAAATCTAAACAATGATCACTTGATAGCGCCAGAGGTTTTTCTACTAAGACATGTTTACTAGCTAATAAAAATTCTTTAGCTAACTTATAGTGAGTATGCACCGGTGTTGCAATGATGATTGAATCGATTGCTTCAGAATATAGAATATCTTTATAATCGACAGTTGTTTTAATCCCGGGAAAGAGTTGTTGCATCCTAGTGAGATTTTTTATTTCCAAATCACAACAGATATCAACCTTGCAACCTGGAATTGAATAAATATTGCGGATTAGATTTGGCCCCCAATATCCGCAACCAATAACTGCGATATTCATAATGTGCCTCCCAATTGGTTCAGGATTTTTTAATTCCTATTTTAAAGAGCGCCCTCTCGACTAATAACTGCCTTAAATGTTCGCAACAAAATTTTAAAATCCAGCCATAGGGACCAATTGTTAACATACTGAATATCTAATTTTACCATCTCATCAAATGTGGTTCTACTCCGCCCTTTAACCTGCCATAATCCCGTTATACCTGGTTTCACCTCTAACCTTTGCATTTGCCATTTATTATAATACTCAACTTCATAGGGAAGGGGTGGTCTTGGTCCTACTAGCCCCATATCGCCTTTAATAACATGAAATAATTGAGGTAATTCATCAAGGCTCCATGCCCTAAGAAATCTACCAAACCGTGTGACTCTTAAATCATTATCAAATTTGTATAAGGGTTTCAGTCTATTATTAAAATTCCTGCTTTGGGTTTCTCCCTTAATTAGCTTTTTTACAAACTCTCTATGAACCAAATCATCACAATTATGGACCATAGTTCTAAACTTTAGAAAAGTAAATACTTTTCCTCTATATCCTAAACGATGTTGGGTGAATAGCATTGGCCCGGAAGATGTAACTTTGATTCCGAGGGCAATTAAAACCATAAGAGGAAATAAGACTATGATACAAATAATAGCACAAAAAATATCAATTATTCGCTTAATTCTAAAAGCAAATAATTTCCAATTTCTGGTAATAACATTCACTCTTTTAAACTCAAAAACTTTTGGATTGAGTTGTAATTTAGACATTGATAGTTAATAATGAATTAATGTGACGGTTAATTTGCCATCAAAGGGACTGAAGTACTTCGGTAATAAACGGCACCCCATTTCAAATAAAGTTGATCCCCTGGAGTTTTGTTAGATCATTGGGTAATATCAACTCCTGTTTCTGGTTCCTTCAAATTGTCACTAAGAAAATGAATTCTTCACAATCTGCGATAAATTATCTCCTAAGTGATGCTTCTTTCTATTCAGTACGCCACCTAAAATATTTACATTGGCGTCTTCTAAGAGTTGTTTTGCATCTACTAAATCATGCCAACCTGTCTGTTCGGCTTGTATTATTAACACAACTCCATCGCAGAGTTTGCTAATTGTAATCCCTTCAGCATGGGTAAGTAGAGAGGGAATATCGATAAATACCAATTCGAATTGGTGTTTTATTTTTCCCAAAATAGATTTGAACATCTCGGTATTAATTTGACTTGTTGCTTTCCAGTCTTTTTGCCCGACGGTTAGTAATTTCAAACTAGAGGTTGAAATATTCCTTACTATAGAATTCAATGAGAGCTTGCCATCAGGGGACCAACATGGTTCGTCCATTAACAAATCGTAAAGTCCAAGTTCGGAAGAGACATTAAATATCTTGTGGAGAGATGGATTTGTGAATTGAGAATCGATTACTATTGTACCTTGTTTTTTTTGATCATTTTGTTCCTTAATTGTGCTCCTAAATTTATTTTTCAAACCCAAAGTCCTGTTATAATTACTTTGGCCTTCCGAGATCATTAAAGAAATTATGCTTAGCAGAGTAGATGTCCCTTCTTTTGGAACTGCACTGGTAAAACCGATGACTTGAAGTTTTTTATCTTTGGCTGAGGAAAGTATGTTTTCAACAATTCGCTTAATTTCATTTAGCATCCCAGATGGTATATTGTTCAAATGATTACTAGAGGTTCTTTTATTATTGCCGTTTTTTCTGAAGTTATCTATTTCAGAATTGATTGCGGTTGGAAGTTTTTGAGAATTTCTTTTTGAATTACTTTCAGCATTTTTTAAAGATGAACCATTTCCATTACTTGAAACTTTTTGAAAAATATGGCAATTTGAATTAGATTGCTCCCAGGGCAATAGTCGAGGATCTAATTTTCCTTCTTCTAGTGCCTTTTTTAAGGCTTTATGGACAAAGCTCACCAAACAAACCCTACATCTTCTGATTTTGAAAAAACATCTTCTCTATCTTCGTCATGTATTCTATTAATCATTTGTTCAGTAGATAATTGCATCCTCGAACCCCATACTTTTAATCATCCGGGAATTAATAATGTAAGAGTTTGTCAGATAACCCTCCAAAAGTGCGTGATCACATAGTATATTAATACAACGTGGAACACCTCCTGAAAGGAAGTGGATTTTATTAATAGAGTCTGTTTCAAATAATTCTGATCCATTTTGGCTTCCAGCTACTTTAAGTCGAAGATTGATATAACTTCTTGTTTCTTCAAGATTAAGTCGCTCTAGTCGAAATTTGAAACTAACCCTCTCTAGTAATTGGCGTAACTTCATATTGCTTAGTTTAACATCTAATTCTGGTTGACCAACTAATATTATTTGGAGGAATTTTTCTTGCTCAGCCTCAAAGTTTGATAATAATCGTATCTCTTCAAGAACATTTTCACCTAAATTTTGTGCTTCATCTAATATAAGGATAGATTTTTTTCCAGCTCTATGGTTCGATTCTAAATATTCATGAAGTTCGAAGGTCAATTCTACCTGGGATTTATTCTTAATATCAATTCCAAACTCTCTGCATATGATTTGAATTAAGGCTTTTGGGCTTAAAATTGTATGATTGATTTTGCATATCGATAGGTTTTTTGGCAAGCAATGTAACAATGCATTAATCAAGGTCGTTTTTCCAGTTCCCACATCACCGGTTAAAACCATATAGCCATGTTGCTGAGTAATCGCATAAATCATTTGAGAAAGTGCCTCCTTGTGCCAGTGACTGTAAAACAGATATCTTGGATCTGGCGATAAAGTAAAGGGTTTCTCCTTTATGCCATAAAAATCTAAGTACATGGGTTTATATCTTTAGTTGATTTTAACATTTGATTGTTGAAAGGTAGTTTTGAAAAATATAGCATGACTAAAAAATAACTAATTACAATTTACCCACTTCGTTATGCTCTTTTACAGACCCTAACACTTTTAACCCTGTAAATTTTTTAAGTTCTTGATCTGTACTAATGGAGTTACTAAAATATTCTACCAAAAACGCGATCCCGATTCCAGTTAATAAACCTAAAAAACTAGCCAAGGTTACATTAAGTTTTTTATTCGGGCTGATTGGATTCTTAGGCTCAATTGCAGGGTTAATGACCATGATCTTCACACCTTTTTGTGTTTTAGCTAAAGAAATTCTTGCTTCTTCGCGCTGTTTCAATAATATGGAATAGACTTCACGGTTCTCATCTATCCCGCGACTTAGTTGGGTTAGTTCGTATTCTTTTTGAGCGAACTGCTTAATTTTCTCGTTTATTTTATTAATTAGTTTTTGTAGTGCTTCCTCTTCAGCTTGAAGGGCTTGGATTGATGCTTCTTCTTGTTCAATGATATCTAGTACCTCTCTTTTTATGTGCTTCTTTGTAATAGCAATAATTTTTTCCAAATCAATTATCTCCCCATATGTAGGTTTGAATCTTTGTAATAATTGTTCTTTTTGAATTTTTTTATCTAAAAGTTCCCCTTTTAGTTTAGCAATATAAAGTTCCCGGCTGTTACCCTCACTCACTTCTGTAAATGGAATATTGATTTCTGAATCCATGGTCAATTGTTCTTTAATCACCTCGAGTTTTGCCTCTTTACCAATACGCTTTGTAAGGACAGCTGTCATGCTCTTTTCGTAATCTGATAATTTTAATAGTAGGATATCAACTTGTGTTTTGGGAGAAATCATTTCTTCACGACGCTTATAAGAAGCTTGACTTTGCTCCAATTCTCGCAAGGTTTTATCTGTTATTGTCATTTGTTCTTCGAAAAATTGATAAGTGTCAAACTCCTCATAGATTTCAGAACGATAGATTTGATAAGTTTCAATGACTTTATCAACGATTGGTGCAACTAATGATTGATCCTTGGATTTATAACTGACTTCTATAACGTTGCTATTCCTTGCATTCTCAACTTTCAAATTTACAAGAAAATTTTCTACTTCTTGTTCGAAAATCTCTTTTCTAGTTAATATTGAGCTAGTTTGGTCGATTTTCTCTAGTATTAAATCATTGACCACACGGGAAGCTATTGGATAACTTTTTATGATTTCAATTTCTGATTTTATCCAATCATAGGTTTCATAATTTCTAGGTAAATTCATACGAAAAAAAAACGCTTTGTCTGAATTATCTTTCCTTTCAATCAATATTTTTGATGAAGCTTTAAAAATTGGGGTTGTCATAAAACTAACAAAAGTTGCTGAAATTACAACTGAGAAAAACACTACAAGCACTATATTAAAACGCTTGCAAACTATCGTAATAAAGTTTAGTAATGATGCCGTTCTATCCTTAAAAACTCCATTATTATATTCATTAATTATCATCTTTGATATTATTTTCTATCATAGAATAATATTGCTCTAAGGTAAAGATCTAAAGGAGGTAGGAATCCCGTATATACTTGTCTCATAAAATCGGATATATTAGCAATAAACGTTTTTGGTACGAAAATAATATCCTTGGGCTGAATTAAAATATCGTTTTGTGTTACATCTGATCGGCTCTTAGCATGAACAGATTTATTTAAATCAACTTTATCAATTTTGATATCCTCGACTATGTTCTTGTCACTGCGCCTCAACACAATGACGCTACTCAATTCTGCAGAATCTTTGGGGCCGCCCGCAACCGCTAGTGCTTGCAAAACAGTCATGTCGCTTGTAATGGGATAACTACCTGGAGAGTTGACTTCTCCCAAAACATAAACTTGGTAGTTGCCAAACTGACGAACAATTACAGTTACATCCGGCTCAAGAACGAACTCTGAGTAAGTTTTGGTAATAATACTGTCTACTTGGGCAGGTGTCATACCCGAAACAAGTAGCTCTCCTACTTTCGGCAAGCTAATTCTACCATCG
It encodes:
- a CDS encoding Gfo/Idh/MocA family oxidoreductase; the protein is MMNIAVIGCGYWGPNLIRNIYSIPGCKVDICCDLEIKNLTRMQQLFPGIKTTVDYKDILYSEAIDSIIIATPVHTHYKLAKEFLLASKHVLVEKPLALSSDHCLDLIRIANEMDRTLMVGHTFEYTAAVNKIKSILQNEDLGEILYISCLRLNLGLFQQDINVVWDLAPHDISIILYLLGKTPLRVNGQGKAHFFKGIDDVATATLNFDNGEIAFLHHSWLDPYKVRKMTLVGTKKMLVYDDTHPNEKIKIFDKGIDSPPQYDTYGEFQFAYRYGDIFSPRIEDKEPLRAECEHFIECIQERKTPISDGYSGLRVVTIIEAICESIQKNGVSIEIRNRHPDMIFEKKRFQNKSSG
- a CDS encoding phosphatidylserine decarboxylase family protein; translated protein: MTWMIFASSSVFSFLILVTLGKKWELDKKFILPAALVIGIFSGAIVNGISKFYSLSFFQLPVMEIILITTTAILLLLWRFYRDPDRIPPKIDNAILSPADGEILYIKKIEEGEIPFSDKNGKKFSLRDFVQADVLPNGGYLIGIAMNYLDVHVNRAPIGGKIVLLKRIKGLFISLKKKEAAFQNERVFTVIDNGDFKVGIIQIASRLVRKIVPYIKEGEQIQRGKRIGVIRFGSQVDLIIPNLLSIRIEVLSNTKVVAGLSVIATFDRTLGEDNKLTRTKS
- a CDS encoding glycosyltransferase family 4 protein; protein product: MAAMKEYVGKILMLVEDYYPADVRVRNEAVTLTKAGYKITIISLRKKGQPAKEKINEVGVYRIPKLELFQKSSKKRDSSILKLYQTAKSVVGYLIEYFYFTTACLILSLYIAIKESFDVVHIHNPPDTLFLVGAFFKLFRKKFVFDHHDLSPELYLSRFGVDDGFIHRGLLRVEKLCLRSANMVIATNESYKNIAMQRGDKKPEDVFIVRNGPDLDRIKLHPPDGELKKLNKKILGYVGEINPQDGVDYLLRAIRCLVYEIGRSDFYCVIIGSGDSLPDAKALAHELEIDDYVWFTGFIPDRDMFRYLSTADICVDPDPSSPLNDVSTWIKIMEYMALGKPIVSFDLPETRVTAQKAAIYVTPNSELEFAEAIVRLMDNPEERTELGAFGRRRIVNELAWQHVSENLISAYEWLLDHSNNKKQGSPVLN
- a CDS encoding CpsD/CapB family tyrosine-protein kinase; this translates as MSFVHKALKKALEEGKLDPRLLPWEQSNSNCHIFQKVSSNGNGSSLKNAESNSKRNSQKLPTAINSEIDNFRKNGNNKRTSSNHLNNIPSGMLNEIKRIVENILSSAKDKKLQVIGFTSAVPKEGTSTLLSIISLMISEGQSNYNRTLGLKNKFRSTIKEQNDQKKQGTIVIDSQFTNPSLHKIFNVSSELGLYDLLMDEPCWSPDGKLSLNSIVRNISTSSLKLLTVGQKDWKATSQINTEMFKSILGKIKHQFELVFIDIPSLLTHAEGITISKLCDGVVLIIQAEQTGWHDLVDAKQLLEDANVNILGGVLNRKKHHLGDNLSQIVKNSFS
- a CDS encoding nucleotide sugar dehydrogenase, with the protein product MKINVFGLGYVGCVSAACLARNGNYVAGIDVDELKVNMINNGRSPIVEPELQETIKKAVASNRLSATVNSIGLADISIVCVGTPSNENGSLQLDNIKKVAKQIGDYLREIDTYHVVNIRSTVLPGTIDETVIPILEKESRKKAGVDFGVCMNPEFMREGTSIYDYHNPPFTLIGELDKKSGNVIAGIFENLNAPIIRTSIKVAEMIKYTSNTFHALKVSFANEIGNICKNLDIDSHEVMDIFCQDTKLNLSSYYLKPGYAFGGSCLPKDLRALLYKAKELDLDLPVMRSILRSNDNQIELAYKLVKKTGMKKVGVLGLSFKPGTDDLRESPMVELIERLLGKGYEISIHDKEVSLARIVGSNKKYIEQAIPHISSLMKKSVQEVINNSKVIVVGNKSKEYEETVAGINSNTKIIDLIRIFTTLEELNGCYEGICW
- a CDS encoding sugar transferase, encoding MSKLQLNPKVFEFKRVNVITRNWKLFAFRIKRIIDIFCAIICIIVLFPLMVLIALGIKVTSSGPMLFTQHRLGYRGKVFTFLKFRTMVHNCDDLVHREFVKKLIKGETQSRNFNNRLKPLYKFDNDLRVTRFGRFLRAWSLDELPQLFHVIKGDMGLVGPRPPLPYEVEYYNKWQMQRLEVKPGITGLWQVKGRSRTTFDEMVKLDIQYVNNWSLWLDFKILLRTFKAVISREGAL
- a CDS encoding AAA family ATPase is translated as MIYAITQQHGYMVLTGDVGTGKTTLINALLHCLPKNLSICKINHTILSPKALIQIICREFGIDIKNKSQVELTFELHEYLESNHRAGKKSILILDEAQNLGENVLEEIRLLSNFEAEQEKFLQIILVGQPELDVKLSNMKLRQLLERVSFKFRLERLNLEETRSYINLRLKVAGSQNGSELFETDSINKIHFLSGGVPRCINILCDHALLEGYLTNSYIINSRMIKSMGFEDAIIY
- a CDS encoding ATP-grasp domain-containing protein — protein: MREKIGAVITGGDFQGLGILRSLAKKGIPTVLLDSDYCIGRFSRFGKRFFRSPKTSDTDSYVSFLINLAIKEGINGWVIFPNSDEAVFILSKFKDILEEYYRIPTPGWEIIQNVYEKKKTYQIAKKHDIPIPETYYPQNHDELLELDLHFPVVIKPSIRDHFYSKVKTKAFRINDREELIKTYQQVSSIIDASEVLVQEFIPGGPNGLYSFCPFFKEGEVVASVMARRARQHPMDFGHASTFAELVDIPEIQTIAEKFLSLIDYYGIAEVEFMQDPQNGTYKLIEVNPRFWGWHTLAIAAGVDLPYLLYQNMIGEELDIHPTSNHMKWVRLTTDIPTVFLEILKGRMKIGDYLRSMKGKKEFAVFSFDDPLPFFAELAMLPYLWMKREF
- a CDS encoding class I SAM-dependent methyltransferase, giving the protein MTENKWESFAKANPYWYLLAPFNGTIDEFWETGIRQAKEIFFEVKDFLHNHNTVIEIGCGAGRCLIPMGSYFNECIGVDISKKMLELLEKNAEKNGVRNGVKCFLPTAPWYEHKADFIFSVKTLPCIEDFDVIEDYICKIHESLYDDGLVYLQFDTRPKTLMYLVKNNLPDFALPKYWQRGIRRIRRDRALINQLFEKYGFSTIKEENKNTWKHIFLLTKKPIKQAAII